The Papaver somniferum cultivar HN1 chromosome 3, ASM357369v1, whole genome shotgun sequence genome includes a region encoding these proteins:
- the LOC113356238 gene encoding transcriptional corepressor SEUSS-like, which produces MVPSGPPIPVGGAQSMQPSLLRSNSNIVLGSTPQGHGGLVSSQSSSFPSLVSPRGMYNDINMLGNMPNVSSLLNQSFANGGSNSGLSGSGSLQRGTILDNGVESDPLPNIGNGMGVYNTPSVSFPSPNMPNPSTSGQSQGQRFPSPSGNQLAQDQQQASQLEPQNFQQVQQAMQQYSVPHSQQQQQQQQQQQQHYQPIRAGLGTPGPVKLEPQMSNDRNGQHQQLQSLRSLGQVKLEPPPIQSLRNLTSVKMEPQHSDPSLYLQQQQQQHHQQPQQQQQQQQQQQQQQQQQQQHQQQQQQQQQQHQQQQQQQQQQFLHMSRQSSQAAAAQINILQQQRLLQMQQQQQQQQQQLLKSLPQQRSQLQPQFQQQNLPVRASVKPAYEPGMCARRLTHYMYHQQHRPQDNNIEFWRKFVAEYFAPHAKKRWCVSQYGSGRQTTGVFPQDVWHCEICNRKPGRGFETTVEVLPRLCKIKYDSGTIEELLYVDMPREYQNASGQIVLDYSKAIQESVFEHLRVVRDGQLRIVFSTDLKICSWEFCARQHEELIPRRLITPQVSQLGAAAQKYQTANQNASSNLTAQELQNNCNMFVASARQLAKALEVPLVNDLGYTKRYVRCLQISEVVNSMKDLIDYSRETGNGPMASLINFPRRNLASTGNYGGQSSLPEEQQQNIAQNANNETSVQANMHPPACNGVTTVNNSQSTNTITSPIPSPIANSNSNANTSNKAPSSTTTSAGTKIGLLHQNSMNSRQENLVNNPNNPNSPFGGGGGNNAAQVPPAAALSSPLSQLHQPNPSSPFLSTSPPASNNAAPQQTSSSGTLPVSTTAAASVAGTGALQNNSANSPAAAAPSPSVSMQQSTVPEVEPKEPQSSVQQIIQEMIMSSQLNGGNNMVGVGSIGNELKSINGISGSAAINGVNCLVGNGNGISPINSSVMGVGGIGSGVGISTTASGIRAAAAAMGHNNSLTSNGRGMASMINQDYRNSISQHQQQELGNRFMSGLGGMNNSNNSNFNILQFDWKPSP; this is translated from the exons ATGGTTCCTTCGGGACCTCCGATTCCAGTTGGTGGTGCCCAGTCGATGCAGCCTTCTCTTTTGAGATCAAACTCTAACATTGTTTTGGGATCAACTCCACAAGGGCATGGGGGTTTAGTTTCTTCACAGTCCTCTTCATTTCCTTCACTTGTTTCTCCTAGGGGAATGTATAACGATATCAACATGCTTGGAAACATGCCAAATGTTTCTTCCCTCCTCAATCAGTCATTTGCAAATGGTGGGTCCAATTCAGGCCTTTCTGGTTCTGGTAGTCTTCAACGTGGAACAATCCTTGATAATGGGGTCGAGTCTGATCCACTTCCGAATATAGGTAATGGCATGGGGGTTTATAATACTCCATCTGTGTCATTTCCGTCCccaaacatgccaaaccctagtaCTTCTGGTCAATCTCAAGGCCAGCGCTTTCCTAGTCCCTCTGGCAACCAGCTTGCGCAAGATCAGCAGCAAGCTTCTCAGTTAGAGCCTCAGAATTTCCAGCAGGTTCAGCAGGCTATGCAACAGTATTCTGTACCCCActctcagcagcagcaacagcaacaacaacagcagcaacaacattatCAGCCAATTCGGGCTGGGTTAGGCACTCCTGGCCCTGTTAAATTGGAGCCCCAGATGAGCAATGATCGAAATGGGCAACATCAACAGCTGCAGTCGCTGCGTAGCTTGGGTCAGGTGAAACTAGAGCCACCACCAATTCAGTCATTAAGAAACTTGACATCAGTGAAAATGGAACCCCAACATTCAGATCCATCGTTgtatcttcaacagcagcagcagcaacatcatcagcagccgcaacagcaacagcaacagcagcagcaacaacaacaacagcaacaacagcagcagcaacaccagcagcagcagcaacagcagcagcaacaacatcagcagcagcaacaacagcagcagcagcaattccTACACATGTCCCGACAGTCTTCCCAGGCCGCCGCTGCGCAGATCAATATTCTGCAACAGCAGCGGCTCTTGCAgatgcaacaacagcagcagcagcaacagcaacagctctTAAAGTCGCTTCCTCAGCAGCGATCCCAATTGCAACCGCAGTTTCAGCAGCAAAATTTGCCTGTCAGAGCCTCTGTAAAACCAGCCTATGAACCAGGGATGTGTGCTCGGCGTTTGACACACTACATGTATCACCAACAACACAGGCCACAA GATAACAATATTGAGTTCTGGAGAAAATTTGTGGCGGAGTACTTTGCTCCCCATGCCAAGAAGAGATGGTGTGTTTCCCAGTATGGAAGTGGGCGGCAAACAACAGGTGTCTTTCCCCAG GATGTATGGCACTGCGAGATATGCAACCGCAAGCCTGGCCGTGGTTTTG AGACTACCGTTGAAGTTCTCCCACGACTTTGTAAAATCAAGTATGATAGTGGAACAATAGAAGAACTTCTGTACGTAGATATGCCTCGTGAATATCAAAATGCATCAGGTCAAATTGTCCTGGATTATTCAAAAGCGATCCAGGAAAGTGTTTTTGAGCACTTACGTGTAGTTCGGGATGGTCAACTTCGAATTGTCTTCTCTACAGATCTTAAG ATCTGTTCCTGGGAGTTTTGTGCTCGACAACATGAAGAGCTTATCCCTAGAAGATTGATAACACCTCAG GTTAGTCAGCTGGGTGCAGCAGCGCAAAAGTACCAGACTGCTAATCAGAATGCATCATCAAATTTAACTGCACAGGAGTTGCAAAACAATTGTAATAT GTTTGTTGCATCAGCTCGTCAATTGGCAAAGGCTTTGGAGGTTCCGTTAGTGAACGATCTTGGTTATACGAAGAGATATGTGCGGTGCCTTCAG ATATCAGAGGTTGTTAATAGCATGAAAGATCTGATTGATTATAGCCGAGAAACAGGGAACGGACCCATGG cgAGCTTGATCAACTTTCCTAGGAGGAACCTCGCTTCAACTGGGAACTATGGTGGTCAAAGTTCACTTCCCGAGGAGCAGCAGCAAAATATCGCTCAAAATGCTAACAATGAGACTTCAGTCCAGGCTAATATGCATCCTCCTGCCTGCAATGGTGTTACCACTGTAAATAACTCCCAAAGCACAAACACTATTACCAGCCCAATACCTAGTCCCATTGCGAACTCCAACTCCAATGCAAACACCAGCAACAAGGCACCATcatccaccaccacctctgccGGCACCAAAATTGGTCTGCTTCACCAAAACTCTATGAATTCCAGGCAAGAAAACCTGGTGAACAATCCTAATAATCCTAATAGTCCTTTCGGTGGGGGTGGTGGAAATAATGCAGCTCAGGTTCCACCTGCTGCTGCTTTATCAAGTCCGTTATCTCAGCTTCATCAACCAAACCCTTCTTCTCCTTTCCTATCAACATCCCCACCTGCATCTAACAATGCCGCGCCACAACAGACATCTTCGAGTGGCACCTTACCAgtatcaacaacagcagcagcatctGTGGCCGGTACCGGTGCCCTGCAAAATAATTCTGCaaattcacctgctgctgctgctccttcTCCAAGTGTTTCCATGCAGCAGTCAACTGTTCCTGAGGTTGAGCCTAAGGAGCCCCAGAGCTCCGTGCAGCAAATCATTCAAGAAATGATTATGTCATCCCAACTAAATGGAGGGAATAACATGGTTGGTGTAGGCTCCATTGGAAACGAATTAAAAAGCATAAATGGAATATCAGGTAGTGCTGCTATTAATGGTGTGAACTGCTTAGTTGGGAACGGTAATGGGATTTCACCAATCAACAGTTCTGTTATGGGTGTTGGTGGTATTGGTAGTGGAGTTGGAATATCTACAACGGCTAGTGGAatcagagcagcagcagcagctatgGGTCATAATAATTCTTTGACTTCGAATGGGAGAGGTATGGCTTCAATGATAAACCAAGACTATCGGAACAGTATAAGTCAGCATCAACAACAGGAATTGGGGAACCGATTTATGAGTGGCCTTGGGGGAATGAACAACAGCAACAATAGCAACTTCAATATCCTCCAATTTGATTGGAAACCATCACCGTAG